One window of the Vicinamibacteria bacterium genome contains the following:
- a CDS encoding ATP-binding protein, whose amino-acid sequence MARYLPRTAVIEAIERELSNASFLVLAGARGSGKTTLLKSLLTRWKPGDPVALLKLEPLASTPELLESESRRLAPLLFRGRRHRETNAFDALLDGLRRRPKDSLLLLDDITEIRTFSYFRDVDNPLQELIAALQSRGQTVATSRHPFWIKRELPGLPLVEIPPVGAAELFEAGYPEAEALQAATGGMALHVHRLGETLEAHGLGIEEALSRELEEGGRIEAECRATLAELLHRARGYNACKAILRILADEEELKLTEIARRMARTPGSTRDYLRWLEEVDLIEAREKRFSYVDKLLRLWIRIYGRGVIATRNDVRTEVARHLGALAPVSVERPVSTGYRLPPSPSEDLVEID is encoded by the coding sequence ATGGCTCGGTACCTTCCGCGCACCGCCGTGATCGAGGCGATCGAGCGAGAGCTCTCGAACGCCTCCTTCCTCGTTCTCGCCGGAGCCCGGGGCTCGGGAAAAACGACGCTCCTGAAGAGCCTTCTCACTCGATGGAAGCCAGGCGATCCCGTTGCCCTTCTGAAGCTCGAGCCGCTGGCGTCGACGCCCGAGCTCCTCGAGTCCGAGTCTCGCCGCCTTGCGCCCCTGCTGTTTCGCGGCCGCAGGCACAGGGAAACGAACGCATTCGATGCCCTCCTCGATGGATTGCGCCGCCGGCCGAAGGACTCCCTTCTCCTCCTCGACGACATCACCGAGATCCGGACGTTCTCTTACTTTCGCGACGTCGATAATCCGCTTCAGGAACTCATCGCCGCTCTCCAGAGCCGGGGCCAAACGGTCGCGACGAGCCGTCATCCCTTCTGGATCAAGCGAGAGCTCCCGGGCCTTCCCCTCGTCGAGATACCACCGGTGGGAGCGGCCGAGCTATTCGAGGCCGGTTATCCCGAAGCCGAGGCATTGCAGGCGGCGACGGGCGGTATGGCGTTGCACGTGCATCGTCTCGGCGAGACCCTGGAAGCCCATGGGCTCGGAATCGAGGAGGCCCTTTCGCGTGAGCTCGAAGAGGGAGGCCGGATCGAAGCGGAATGCCGCGCGACTCTGGCCGAGCTTCTCCACCGAGCCCGAGGCTACAACGCGTGCAAGGCGATCCTCCGGATCCTTGCGGACGAAGAGGAGCTGAAATTGACCGAGATCGCCCGTCGCATGGCGCGCACCCCTGGCTCGACACGGGATTATCTCCGGTGGCTCGAAGAGGTGGATTTGATCGAAGCCCGCGAGAAGCGCTTCTCCTATGTCGACAAGCTACTGCGTCTATGGATACGGATCTATGGACGGGGTGTCATCGCGACGCGGAACGACGTACGCACCGAAGTCGCCCGGCATCTCGGCGCGCTCGCGCCGGTCTCGGTCGAGCGCCCGGTTTCGACCGGCTACCGGCTTCCGCCGTCACC